A section of the Mergibacter septicus genome encodes:
- the mobB gene encoding molybdopterin-guanine dinucleotide biosynthesis protein B yields the protein MTRIPMLGITGYSGSGKTTLLEQLVPTLSQQGINVAVIKHTHHNVETDKKGKDSWRMTQAGAKQVIMTCNQRWALMTETTKPADFNYLVAQFDPNLVDLILVEGFKHEPIPKILLHRQSVDKPLPEIDQWVMAIASDQPELFDIYPQPVFQLNQIEAISEFIQQHLLKQRIK from the coding sequence ATGACTCGTATTCCAATGCTAGGGATTACTGGTTATAGTGGCAGTGGTAAAACCACTTTGCTCGAACAACTTGTCCCTACACTTAGCCAACAAGGCATTAATGTTGCTGTAATCAAACATACTCATCATAATGTTGAAACAGACAAAAAAGGTAAAGATAGCTGGCGAATGACTCAAGCGGGTGCAAAGCAAGTAATAATGACCTGCAATCAACGCTGGGCATTAATGACTGAAACGACAAAACCTGCTGACTTTAACTATTTAGTCGCCCAATTTGATCCGAATTTAGTTGATTTGATATTGGTCGAAGGTTTTAAACACGAACCAATCCCTAAAATCTTATTACATCGTCAAAGTGTTGATAAACCCTTACCTGAAATTGACCAATGGGTGATGGCGATTGCAAGCGATCAACCTGAGTTATTTGATATTTATCCTCAACCTGTTTTTCAATTAAACCAGATCGAAGCAATCTCTGAATTTATTCAGCAACATTTATTAAAGCAACGTATTAAATAG
- a CDS encoding ACT domain-containing protein, which yields MQNTSVLTVIGKDRIGIVYDVAKLLAEQQINIVNISQQLMNGYFTMIVLVDTSACTKDYQMLAQYFNQQGQQLGLDLRLQNTEIFNAMHRI from the coding sequence ATGCAAAATACCTCTGTATTAACGGTAATCGGGAAAGATCGCATTGGAATTGTTTATGATGTTGCAAAACTACTTGCGGAACAACAAATTAATATCGTCAATATTAGCCAGCAACTAATGAACGGTTACTTTACTATGATTGTTTTAGTTGATACCTCAGCCTGTACCAAAGACTATCAAATGCTTGCTCAATATTTTAATCAACAAGGGCAACAACTTGGCTTAGATCTGCGCTTACAAAATACAGAAATTTTTAATGCGATGCACCGAATTTAA
- the mobA gene encoding molybdenum cofactor guanylyltransferase MobA, translating into MKPTITAVILAGGLARRMNGLDKGLQLLQGKPLFQHILQRLIPQAEQILINANRSQALYQQSGFEVFSDVQISQIPEYSGPLSGMLAGLKQAKYDWVLFIPCDSPFFPTNLADKLYQSLFHQHTQQPLAKAAYVTVGNKAHPTFCLLQRDLILPLTIYLQQGQRRVLQFMQQQHALAVNFDQESAAFTNINTLAELAKLNQTEK; encoded by the coding sequence ATGAAACCAACAATCACTGCTGTCATTTTAGCCGGTGGATTAGCCAGACGTATGAATGGGCTTGATAAAGGATTACAACTATTACAAGGAAAACCACTATTTCAACACATCTTACAACGTTTAATCCCACAAGCAGAACAAATCTTAATTAATGCAAATCGTTCCCAAGCACTTTATCAACAAAGTGGTTTTGAAGTATTTAGTGATGTTCAAATCTCACAAATTCCCGAATATTCAGGACCATTAAGTGGTATGCTGGCAGGATTAAAACAAGCAAAATATGATTGGGTTTTATTTATTCCCTGTGATAGCCCATTCTTTCCTACTAATTTAGCTGACAAGTTATATCAATCTCTCTTTCATCAACACACTCAGCAACCACTCGCTAAAGCTGCTTATGTCACCGTAGGAAATAAAGCTCACCCAACCTTTTGTCTTTTACAACGTGATCTAATCCTTCCATTAACAATTTATCTGCAACAAGGGCAACGCCGTGTGCTACAATTTATGCAACAACAACATGCACTAGCCGTAAATTTTGATCAAGAAAGTGCTGCTTTTACAAATATCAATACCTTGGCAGAACTAGCTAAACTCAATCAAACAGAAAAATAA
- a CDS encoding DHA2 family efflux MFS transporter permease subunit, with protein MAESIKPSLSPASRPLTWIVATALFMQTLDVTILNTALPAIATALNQSPLNMQLTVICYALTIALLTPLSGWLADKYGTLTIFRYAVAWFTFGSFCCAISPTLNSLIVARIIQGIGGSMMMPVARLTLIKATPKAQILSAWNLMAMAGLTGPILGPVFGGWFVTYASWHWIFLINIPIGICGLYFSGKYIPNFSAKPNRLDRTGFLLFASGLVSLTLGLEYFSNQHQSNFIASLILLTGLILLYAYYQHALRVNTPLFPLSVFHNRLFRIGIIANIFIRLSASGIPFLLPLMLQVALGYSADTTGIMMIPLALGSIMAKPFISKILAYFGYKITLLGTTLFMVLSIAALGFLSHDFSLWVTALIIFNYGCCMSVIFTSINTLMISDLNEQQLSIGNTLLSVIQQIGISLGIAVVSVLLSFFTHLNSNSASLHTVFSYSIFSIAFLGILTLPVLLKIKRHDGENIQMPIQKKSKC; from the coding sequence ATGGCTGAATCAATCAAGCCCTCTCTTTCTCCAGCATCTCGTCCATTAACTTGGATTGTTGCAACAGCATTATTTATGCAGACCTTAGATGTTACTATTCTTAATACAGCACTACCCGCAATCGCAACAGCACTTAATCAATCCCCACTCAATATGCAACTTACAGTGATCTGTTATGCCTTAACTATCGCATTACTCACCCCTCTAAGTGGCTGGCTTGCAGATAAATACGGCACGCTAACCATATTTCGTTACGCCGTTGCTTGGTTTACTTTTGGTTCTTTCTGTTGTGCGATCTCACCTACTCTTAATAGCTTAATTGTTGCACGGATCATACAAGGTATTGGCGGCTCAATGATGATGCCCGTAGCTCGCCTTACCTTAATTAAAGCAACCCCTAAAGCTCAAATCCTATCGGCATGGAATTTAATGGCAATGGCTGGACTAACTGGTCCTATTTTAGGTCCTGTTTTTGGTGGTTGGTTTGTTACTTATGCTAGTTGGCACTGGATCTTTCTGATTAATATCCCTATTGGCATTTGTGGATTATACTTTTCTGGCAAATATATCCCTAACTTTAGTGCAAAACCCAATCGCCTTGATCGTACAGGTTTCCTCCTTTTTGCTAGCGGTTTAGTAAGTCTCACGTTAGGTTTAGAATATTTTAGCAATCAACATCAATCAAACTTCATTGCCAGTTTAATTTTACTCACAGGTTTAATCCTACTCTATGCCTACTATCAACACGCACTACGAGTAAATACTCCTCTTTTTCCTCTTTCAGTCTTTCATAATAGACTTTTTAGGATTGGGATAATCGCCAATATTTTTATCCGACTTTCAGCTTCAGGAATCCCTTTTTTACTGCCTTTAATGCTCCAAGTCGCACTAGGATATAGTGCTGATACTACAGGAATAATGATGATTCCACTTGCATTAGGTTCTATTATGGCTAAACCCTTTATCAGCAAAATACTCGCCTATTTTGGCTATAAAATTACGTTACTTGGAACAACTCTATTTATGGTATTAAGTATCGCTGCACTCGGATTCCTTTCTCATGATTTTTCACTCTGGGTAACAGCGTTAATTATTTTTAATTATGGATGTTGTATGTCAGTTATTTTCACGTCAATCAATACATTAATGATCAGTGATCTTAATGAACAACAACTAAGTATTGGTAATACGCTATTAAGTGTTATTCAACAAATTGGCATTAGCTTAGGTATTGCCGTAGTTTCAGTTCTTTTATCCTTTTTTACTCACTTAAATTCTAACAGTGCTTCACTTCACACCGTTTTTAGTTATAGTATTTTTTCGATTGCCTTCCTAGGTATCCTCACTCTACCAGTACTGTTGAAAATCAAACGTCACGATGGTGAAAATATACAAATGCCGATTCAAAAAAAGAGTAAATGCTAA
- a CDS encoding PFL family protein yields MSNSIQSYEILETLKMVSDQNFDVRTITIGIDLHDCISDDLDTLNRNIFDKITHIGRDLVQTAKELSAKYGIPIVNQRISVTPIAQIAAATKANSYVSIAQTLDRAAKAIGVSFIGGFSALVQKGMSPSDEVLIRSIPEAMKTTDIVCSSVNIGSTKAGINMDAVKLVGEIVKQTAEITPEGFGCAKLVIFCNAVEDNPFMAGAFHGSGEGDCVINVGVSGPGVVKAALENTPATTLTEIAEIVKKTAFKITRVGELIGQEASKRLGIPFGILDLSLAPTPAIGDSVARILEQMGLSICGTHGTTAALALLNDAVKKGGMMASSAVGGLSGAFIPVSEDEGMIAAAKKGVLTLDKLEAMTAVCSVGLDMIAVPGYTSAATISGIIADEAAIGMINSKTTAVRIIPVPNKDVGESVEFGGLLGYAPIMPIKQGNCESFIQRGGRIPAPVQALKN; encoded by the coding sequence ATGAGTAACAGTATTCAATCTTATGAAATTCTTGAAACCCTAAAAATGGTTTCAGATCAAAATTTTGACGTCCGCACAATAACCATTGGCATCGATCTACACGACTGTATTAGCGATGATCTTGATACACTAAATCGTAATATTTTTGATAAAATCACACATATTGGGCGAGATTTAGTCCAAACCGCAAAAGAACTCTCTGCTAAATATGGTATCCCCATCGTTAATCAACGTATCTCCGTTACACCAATTGCACAAATTGCTGCAGCAACGAAAGCTAATTCTTATGTTTCGATTGCTCAAACTTTAGATCGTGCAGCAAAAGCGATTGGAGTATCATTTATTGGAGGATTTTCTGCATTGGTACAAAAAGGAATGAGTCCTTCAGATGAAGTGCTGATCCGTTCAATCCCTGAAGCAATGAAAACCACTGATATCGTATGCAGTTCCGTCAATATTGGTTCGACAAAAGCGGGAATTAATATGGATGCTGTAAAATTAGTGGGTGAAATTGTAAAACAAACCGCCGAAATCACGCCAGAAGGTTTTGGCTGTGCAAAATTAGTCATTTTCTGCAATGCGGTAGAAGATAATCCCTTTATGGCAGGTGCATTTCACGGTTCAGGTGAAGGAGACTGTGTCATCAATGTTGGTGTTTCAGGACCGGGAGTTGTAAAAGCGGCTTTAGAAAATACGCCCGCAACGACACTCACTGAAATAGCAGAGATTGTGAAAAAAACAGCATTTAAAATTACTCGAGTAGGTGAACTGATTGGACAAGAAGCCAGTAAACGCTTGGGTATTCCATTTGGTATTCTCGACTTATCTCTGGCACCAACCCCTGCGATTGGTGATAGCGTGGCACGCATTTTAGAACAAATGGGATTAAGTATTTGTGGTACACACGGCACAACTGCGGCACTTGCTCTACTCAATGATGCCGTCAAAAAAGGGGGAATGATGGCAAGTAGTGCCGTTGGTGGTTTAAGTGGTGCTTTTATTCCTGTTTCTGAAGACGAAGGAATGATAGCCGCTGCAAAAAAAGGTGTCCTCACCCTTGATAAACTGGAAGCAATGACTGCTGTTTGTTCGGTCGGCTTAGATATGATTGCGGTTCCCGGATACACTTCTGCTGCAACCATTTCTGGCATTATCGCTGATGAAGCTGCCATCGGTATGATCAACAGTAAGACAACCGCTGTTAGAATTATTCCTGTGCCAAATAAAGATGTAGGAGAAAGCGTTGAATTTGGTGGGTTACTCGGCTATGCCCCTATAATGCCAATCAAACAAGGAAATTGTGAAAGTTTTATCCAGCGTGGAGGACGTATTCCTGCCCCTGTTCAAGCCCTCAAAAATTAA
- a CDS encoding YihD family protein: MKCHRLNEVLELLQPYWAKDPDLNLVQLLQKIANETGFKQPLAELSDEVIIYHLKMIDKDKNEPIPGLKKDYEADFKTALLKARGIIK; this comes from the coding sequence GTGAAGTGTCATCGTTTAAATGAAGTGTTGGAGTTACTTCAACCTTATTGGGCGAAAGATCCTGATTTAAATTTAGTTCAATTGTTACAAAAAATTGCAAATGAAACTGGATTTAAACAGCCGTTAGCTGAATTAAGTGATGAAGTGATTATCTATCATTTAAAAATGATAGATAAAGATAAAAATGAACCTATTCCGGGTTTAAAAAAAGATTATGAAGCGGATTTTAAAACTGCTTTATTGAAAGCTCGTGGAATTATTAAATAA
- a CDS encoding ABC transporter substrate-binding protein — protein MKLSTHLNLIAAATAVFATSNLAHAANKTFINCISRAPSSFSPALVIEGISYNASSQQIYNRLVEFKRGSTEIEPGLATSWDISPDGLVYTFHLRKGVKFHSNKYFKPTRDFNADDVLFSFERQSDPNHPYHNVSKGTYPYYNVMKFPSLVKSIKKLDDNTIQITLSRPDATFLASLGMDFISIYSKEYAETLMKRGKAELIDSDPIGTGPFVFAGYKPDQAIRYFANKAYWKGKPDIDTLIFSIVPDATARYAKLQKGTCDMIDFPNPADLEKMKHDPKIQLLSQEGLNVAYIAFNTEKAPFNNVKVRQALNYATDKATIIKAVYQGAGVAAKSPLPPTIWGYNNEIQPYPFNLQKAKELLAEAGYPNGFETDLWVQPVVRASNPNPRRTAEILQSDWAKIGVKAKLISYEWGDYIKRTRAGELTAGIYGWSGDNGDPDNFLSPLLSCENAQGSSNYSRWCNAEFDALLAQAITLSTPQERADYYKKAQVIFHQQAPWIPIAHSISYTPLSLRVQDYKQSPFGYTQFYGVKLAQ, from the coding sequence ATGAAACTAAGCACTCATCTTAATCTCATTGCTGCAGCAACCGCTGTATTTGCAACGTCAAATTTAGCTCATGCAGCCAATAAAACCTTTATTAATTGTATCAGCCGAGCACCAAGTAGCTTTAGTCCAGCACTGGTCATTGAGGGAATTTCCTATAACGCTAGTTCACAACAAATTTATAACCGATTAGTTGAATTTAAACGAGGTAGCACTGAAATAGAACCCGGATTAGCAACTAGCTGGGATATTTCACCTGATGGTTTAGTTTATACATTCCATCTACGAAAAGGCGTAAAATTCCATTCAAATAAATACTTTAAACCTACTCGGGATTTTAACGCTGATGATGTTCTTTTTTCATTTGAACGTCAATCCGATCCGAATCACCCTTATCACAATGTTTCTAAGGGAACTTATCCATACTACAATGTGATGAAATTCCCAAGTTTAGTTAAATCAATTAAAAAACTAGATGACAATACAATTCAAATCACTTTAAGCCGTCCTGATGCAACTTTCCTTGCTAGCTTAGGTATGGACTTTATTTCAATTTATTCAAAAGAATATGCTGAAACTTTAATGAAACGTGGTAAAGCTGAATTAATTGATAGTGATCCTATCGGTACAGGACCATTTGTCTTTGCTGGCTATAAACCTGATCAAGCAATTCGTTATTTTGCAAATAAAGCATATTGGAAAGGTAAGCCTGATATTGATACCTTAATTTTTAGTATCGTTCCCGATGCCACCGCTCGCTATGCGAAATTACAAAAAGGCACTTGTGATATGATAGATTTTCCAAATCCTGCCGATTTAGAAAAAATGAAGCACGATCCAAAAATCCAGCTACTCTCACAAGAAGGTTTAAATGTAGCCTATATCGCTTTCAATACAGAAAAAGCACCATTTAACAATGTAAAAGTACGTCAAGCACTTAATTATGCGACAGACAAAGCGACTATTATCAAAGCCGTTTATCAAGGTGCTGGGGTTGCGGCTAAAAGTCCTCTACCACCAACTATCTGGGGATATAATAACGAAATTCAGCCTTACCCATTCAATCTTCAAAAAGCGAAAGAACTCCTTGCTGAAGCGGGTTATCCAAATGGTTTTGAAACCGATCTTTGGGTACAACCTGTTGTTAGAGCTTCTAACCCTAATCCACGTCGTACAGCCGAAATATTACAAAGTGATTGGGCTAAAATTGGAGTGAAAGCAAAATTAATCAGTTATGAATGGGGGGATTATATCAAACGCACCCGTGCTGGTGAGCTTACTGCAGGCATTTATGGTTGGTCTGGGGATAACGGTGATCCAGATAATTTCCTTTCACCTTTATTAAGTTGTGAAAATGCACAGGGTAGCAGTAACTATTCTCGTTGGTGTAATGCGGAATTTGATGCTTTACTTGCCCAAGCAATTACACTATCAACTCCTCAAGAACGTGCTGACTATTATAAAAAAGCACAAGTTATTTTCCATCAACAAGCACCGTGGATTCCAATTGCTCACTCAATTAGCTATACGCCATTAAGTTTAAGAGTACAAGACTATAAACAAAGTCCATTTGGCTATACACAATTCTATGGTGTTAAATTAGCTCAATAA